The genomic segment CGTTGAACATTCAGCTTTGACCGGACGGTCGCAAGGACCATCTTGGATGCTAATCGGTCAACCGATTAGAAGATGTCCGTTCTCGCACGGACAACGCGTGTTCGGTTATGAAATCATCAGACAAACAGGACGGTATGTTTAGATTAATATTTTCGTAAGTGTATTACTTTCAGATAGACTGAAATCGACTTCGGCATCAAATGCATCGATTGTCTCGTCTAACTGTTGAATGACTTGACGAAGACCGGAAGGGTCAATCAATTTCGGTTCTAATCGTTGGATGAACAGACGGCGCGTTTTTTCAATTTCTTCCGCGTCCCCTTTTTCACGCGCACCGTATGTCGCTTCGATATGATTTTCTGCGCGCCGCTCGATCTCGATACGCTCCTGTTCAATCGTTTGCTCCACTTCATGCAGTTGTGTTTTGAGTGTTTGTAACAATTGGCGATCGTAGTCAAGACCCGTATCGCGACGATCAATCGCCTCCGCGACCGTCATCTCGGTCCCGGCGATCCGGACACGCGTCACGGCATTCGATGCGGTAATCGCTGCTTTGATTTGATTTCGACGCTCAATCAATGCGCGAATCGACTGGAGATTTGCCGCCGCTTCCGTCGCGAACTGTTCGACGTTCGGAAAACCGACAGGCGGTTTGTCTCCCATATGCAATCCGATAAAGTGACCAAGCTGACCTTTTTTAATCCGTTTATCTAACATTTTTAATTCTACTAATCCACGATGGATCGACATCTCAATCTGCTCGATGTTCGCCACTTCCTTTTTAGATACTCGTGAGCTCCGCTCTACCTTTTCAGCATAGCAGAAAACACTTTAAAAATCGGACAATCGATGTTCTTTTCAACCTTACAAACTTGTCATATACTGATTTACCTTCATGTTATAATTCCATTATCAGGATATTCATGTTAAGAAAACGGAGGAACTGAACGTATGCCACACAGACTGCAATTGACGGCCCCCCGGACGCTCGAATGGATCGAGCGCCCCTTAGCGCCCTTGCAAGCAGATGAAGTACTCATCCAGACATTACATGGAGCGATCAGCATCGGCGCTGAATTGCCGCAAGTCATGGCGACTGACCGATCAGACCTCGCCCCGATCTATCCGAAAGAAACCGGATACGAGAGTTATGGGGAAGTGCTGGCGATTGGAGCGGATGTCTCAGACATCCGTGTCGGTGACCGCGTCGTCGCTTTTTACGGCCATCACGACAGCGCCATCGTCCGCGCAGCAAAAGTCATTCCCGTCCCGCGCGACCTGCCGCCGCAACTCGCCTTATTGACGATCTTATCGTGTGACGCCGCAAAAGGCGTCCATAAACTCAATCCCCGTCCGTCGGATGCCGTCGCCGTGACCGGGCTCGGGACGATCGGATTATTGACCGTCTTTTACTTACGTCACTATTTCGGTCTCTCGCGCATTGACGCCGTCGACCCGGACGAAAGGCGCCATGCACTCGCAAAACAGCTCGGGGCAACCCGCACGTTGACGTCCGGAAACGACCTCGAGCTGAATACTTATGTCGCTGCCCTCGAATGTTCGGGGCGGCAAACCGCGTTTGCGCATCTTCAGGAGGCACTCGCTCCAAACGGTCAGCTCTGCATTCTCTCTGACGGCAATTACGACGTCTTGTCGCTCTGTCCGAGCTTCTATGAAAAAGAGTTACGGATCGTCGGATCGAGTGACGGGATTGATTACCGCGCCCATGCGGACTGGTTTTTGCCGGTCGCCCGAAAGACACCTGCCTTACTCAAACTGTTTGAACAGTCAGTCGACTGGTCGGAGTTGATTCCTTGTTTCGAGGCTTTACAGGCAGGCGTAAAACCGTTAAAGGTGTTTATCAGCTACGACCGGTGACTGGATTTGTCTGACAGACACACCGTTCGGATCGACGGCTTCGATGTCTTCCCCCATAAAGATGACTTGCTGTAAGACGGTATGATTGCCAGGCACCGTCGTCACTTCATCGATTGCCCGTCCGAACAACCGCTGCAACTCCTGTTCGAAGCCGATTTGTTTTGTTGACAGCTGAATCCGTTTCAGTGGTTGATCGTCTGATAAAATCGCATCGTGATGCGTCTGCAGTTCAATCCGGCAAGCGTAAGGGGTCTGGATGAACGTCCGCCGTTCATTTGCTTGGATGGTCCAGCCCATCTGTTGTGCACGTTCGAGAAGCAGTGTCCGTTGTTCGGGTGTCACGAGAAAACCGAGATGGTCGAAGCGGACGGCTTTCCCGTGACCGAACGTAACGTTGATGGCACCGCGTTTCATCTCGATGATTCGAAAGCGAATCCCGTCGTCCCGGAAGTCATCCCATGTCAACGGCGGATCAAACGCGGTAAATGCTCCGTCGGTTTTTCCAATCCGTTGCGTGACCGCAAACCCTAATTTTTCATAAAACTGCTCCGTCGCCTCAACGTTCGGCGTCCAAAGATGATAATGAAACAACATCGGCACTACTTCCCTTCGCAATCAGTTCAGGGAACGTCATCACGTCGACGTCCCGACTGTCGTCTAAAAATTGTTGTATTAACGGTAAATGGGCGGCACCATAGAGGACGAGAATCCGTTCCCCCGGCTCCGCCAAATCAAGAATCCGGTTCGCGATCAACAGATTGCGGTAGTACCAGTACTGGATGACCCACCTCGCCCCGACGTGCGTCTCCGGATCCAGCCGGGCGAGTTGTCGGTACGTCCGGTGACTTGCTTCGACCGCCTGTTTGTCATTTAGTTGTTCAAGAAATGAGAGGTAGGTCTGCCCAAGTAATCTCGCTTCGAGTGCCTCGGATTTTTGTTGCTCGGCACGTATCAACCGGTCAAACGCGATCGGGTCGAGCTGTTCGAGTTCCGCAAGATTCGGGACACCTTCTACCGTCTGATTCCAGTCCACCGCCTGCAAACCGGTCAGACCCGCCGAGCGCGCCACTCGAAACCCGAGTTGATGGCGTTCATTCGCCGTCAGCGTAAAGGTTTGCTTGAGATAAGCGGCGTAGTCGCCATTCAGTGCGTCCGCCTGCTCAGGCAAAATCTCTAGCGCAACTTCTGTCGGACGAAACGTTTGCAGGACTTCGACGACCTGTTGAATCTCCTGCTGCCGTTCGTCTGAAAACACATCAAAGATTCGCGGACGAAACAAGTCCCCGTTGTCAGGACGGTCCAGATGAACGGTCCCGACGAGTAATACGGTTGCGCGTTGTGCCATCGATACTCCCCCTTTTATCATTTCCATTTTACTGTAAAATGGAAGCTAATCCTAGTCGGTTTCATTAAAATAGACCTTCTGCTATTGGCAAAAGGCGCCTCGACCAATCACGAGAGTCCCCCGATGGAGCTTTTGTTAGCAGCAGACCCATCTCAAAAAATAGTCGATGAGTATTTGAAAAGAGGTCGATGTTTCGTAGCTGAAACAGGGAATCAACGGATTGGCGTGTATGTGCTTCTGCCGACCAGACCACAAACGATTGAAATTGTAAATCTTGCAGTGGATGGGCAACATCAAGGTTACGGCGTAGGAAAATATCTTTTACGGCATGCCATTAAAACCGCGCAAACGATGAAATATACGACAATTGAAATCGGAACAGGCAATTCGAGCATCGGACAGTTGGCACTTTATCAAAAATGTGGATTTCGGATCGTCGGAGTCGACTTGAATTTCTTCTTGAGGCACTACGAAGAGGAGATTGTAGAAAACGGTATCCGGTGCACAGACATGATTCGGTTGTCTAAAGACATATAAAAGTTTCAACTTCCTTCATACCAAACAGCTCGTCTCGATTTTTTACAGATACGAACATTGCCTTGCTTTTACAGAATCAGTCAGCTCTTACGAATAACAAACCGATAAGAATAGCTCGAGCAAAAAAACGTGTAGTCAGTTATCCTCCTCACAGTTCATACTTTATGCAATTATCTTCTGCGCACAATGAGATGCTCTACATATGATTCAGGCATACACAGAAGCAAAGAACATCACAATTTCTCACTTCATGCGTGATTTAATTCTTAATCGTATCGGGAATGAAAACGATTTGACACGCTACCGTATTTTAATGGCAGCACACGAAAAGAAGTTTGAAGCCGTTACGTTCGAGAACATGAAACAAGATGCACCATAAGGTGAGTCTCATGATTGTTTTTCTCCGTCGTCATTATATAAATACGTGGATCTAGTTCTTCGATTTCGTACATAGAAATCAGTCTTTTTTAACTCTATTCCTATAATATTGAAAGCATCACTTCACTAACATTGCGTAAGAACCACAAACCTATTGCAAAATGCATATTCAACAAAACATCGATTCTACGAGATTCACTATATATTTTTTTAGAAACAAAAAGTTAGTTTTGATTTCAATTAAATCGGCTTATCAAAGTATGGCTGTTTATCGATGCTCCATGTAAAAACCTGTGTCCGTGTATGACGGTTCGGATCGTATAAAGGATCACCCTCAATTTCAGTATATGTCCGAGCATGATAAATAATAACATGTTGTCCCTGTTCATCTACTGTAAAGCTGTTATGTACTAGTCCATATTGACCAGCCTCTTCGTTCGTAACGAATACGGGATGTGTTTTTTCTCGGTACGAAAACATCAAGAGAGCTCTCTTGATGTTGAAAATTTTAGAATATTGTTCATTTTTATGAACTTACTTATAAATTTTTGATTATCAATCACCAATGCTTGGAGAGGGTTATATTAAATCTATTTTTTAAGTAGGACTAAGTACGTTATAGGTTTAAAACACATTTTATAAATTATTTCGACGCCGAAATGTATACATATTAACGGAAGAATTGTCCTATATTATTTTTAAAAGAACATGTACTTCAAAGTTTCTCAAGGATGCGTAATTTAACCGAATTACTGCGTGCTTCGCAGTTTCTCTTTGGCATTTCATAATTCTGTCCAGCTTTGATCGCATTGTGTGTAAGAACGTTCCATTTTATTTCGCTCGAAATTGGAGGTAGCTTTCGTCCTAAGTTCTGAGAAATCTTTCTCAATAAAAATCCAAGCTCTAGATAGGTTTCTATTTCCATTCTTCCTAATTTAGAAAGATGAATATTGCTTATAACGTTTCTCAGTTAGATTTATGTTGTGAATCTACTTTACAAAAAACGGTTATGGGGATTTTTTTGTGTTTTTATCTATATTCTGTACTTAATATACAATTCCTCATTATAAAATAAGAAGTATATATTCCCTCGTTGAAAGATGTATACTTCTTATTTTTTGACATTTATTATGTAAACAATACTATAACCATTATTACTCTTCATTAATAGACATTTATTTAATACTCGTTAATTTTAATTAAGCAACCTAATACCCATAAAAGCGGTATTATCCGTTAATTCCATTCTTATATTTCTTCATTAAGTACGAGAATAAAGTTATTAAAATTAATACAGATAGCCATAATACATACCCAGAAGTAACGATAAGACAGAATGCTAAAATTATACCTAGAAATAATTCTCCAAATTTATCTGCATTCATTGATTTCTGTACCCATGAATCAAACATTAATATCAATAGAAAAATTAGCACTGAAAAACCAAGCGGCCTTGTTATTGAACTTAATTCTGTTTCTGCACTCAAATATAACGAAATCATAATCAACGTACCAAAGATAAAAAAAATTGATATTAAATATGGCTTAAACAATTCAGCGATTCTGATGCTTAATTTTTCCATATCAGAAAACAATCCTTCACTCTCATCATGTTCTAATTCCATTAAAGATTTTTTTACTTCTTTATCTAAGTAGATAGATATTAAATTAGTGATTGAATTAATTTTTTGACGATTTAATTCTTTAGAATTCATGATAAGAAGAATTTCTTTCAATGCTTTTTTGTTAATAACATGATAAGAGTCATGGACTACTTTAAAAAAATCGTCATTTCCTTTACTCAGATTTACATTTTTAGATTCATAGAGAATAGAGGAATAAGCTTTAATTCTTTTTTCATATAACTCCATTTTTATTTTCTTTGATTCTATTTGTTGTTGTTTGAAACCATTACTTAACCAAATAAAAAATACGATAATGATCAAGAGTAAAATCTTATTCGCATTATCTAAATTTATAACCTGATCAACTTGGTCAATAAGTTGCTTATTCAAATATACCATTCTCACTTCTCCTGTTTTTCAGTAATTAAAATCATACAGAGCTGATCTTTTTCAATAAAGAAATAGAGCGCGTAATTGACATTTAAAAATTCGTAGTTCAAAAATATTTGCTTAGATAGTTAAAATCGTAAAATTCTTCAAGACATGGAGTAGTTTGCTCATATTGTATTTTTCATCCTCGTTTTAGTAGATCGTAAAGTCAATCAGATTTACAGTGATGCTCTGGATTATTAAGAAAACGAATTAAATCCTTCTCTCCGTGTACACAATCCAACAGATAGATAAATACGGTGATATCTTCGCTCGTGAAGCGGAATATCCTCTGATCAACGGCGAAGCTTTCAACGAGTGGATAAATGACGATCACCTGTTCGCTCGCGTATTTTTTAGCATATGCAAACATTTGATACATATCGGCCTGTGAGATCCCAAAATTGTTCACCTTAGGATTAAGGACCTTCCATTTCATGTCGATGATCCTCGTCTTCGTCACCTTATCAATACGGCACAAATACTTCATTACGACATCTGGGACTAATCTGAACGATCCACTATCGAATAGATACTTCGCTGGTTTCTTAAGAGTCACTTCCCATTCGGCTCCAGCATAACTCTCGATTAATTTCCCGACGTAACTCTCGAATAATTGGTTCATCGAGAAGAGGAGAGACTGAGTTCGAGTATTGCCTACCATATTTGAGATGTTTAAGTTGTTCAATAGAAGCCGTGACCATTCTAAACAATTAGTGTAATGTCCATTTTTTCGATTCTCAAGAACACTCGCAAACTCTTGATCGATTGTATGACTCTCTGCAACGCCATCAAAATGATGTAATAGGCGACGTGCCTCGCGACGATTCATCGGATCTGATGCGATCAAAATCGTCTTCATCAACGCCTTCTTGAGGATCCGATTTTCTGGACAATCGATGCTGTATTCATCAAACGCGACGTAAAATCGTTCTTTATGTACATGGTTGATGGTAATCTGACGTGCGAAGTTCATCTTTCCTTTATAGAACCGTACATTCTCTTCCTTCGTACGATAATCAGATTTCAATCCTCGCTTGACCACCCCAGACACTTCGCGAAGAAAAAGACTGATATATATTTCAAACATTGGCATTTTCGAGCTCCCAAGTTCCGTCGCATCAAAGGATTTACTCGGAAATTTACGCAACGTTTTTAACATCTTGAGCATCGCTGTACGGGCATCGACGTTTGTGGCATCAATTTTTGGAAGGATTTGAAGTTGTCTGCCGCTCGGCATCTGTAGAACACCAACGTAGTTCCTCGCCCGGATCACCTTACCGACACCTTTTCTTGAGGATAAGGTTAAGAAATCTAACCCATCCCGTCCTTCTTCCGATAACTCAAGCATCAGACTTTCCAGTTCCTTAAAGGTCTTTTTATCGATATTCCGGCCAGGTCCCGTGCACATGATGGCCTCATACTCCATCACCTCAATAACGTCATGCCTTTGCATATTGATTTCCATAGATCGCTTTGTATGTATCTGGTTGATTGAGGATATCATGATTGATACGATAGCTCGTCTCTAGATCTCTTGGGTCTATAGATGAATCGAACAAACCAAACGCTGGTTCATCATGAATGAGGATCGGATAGTTCTTATCGTTTCCGAATATAGCGTTTATTTTTCCAAAATCATCAAAGAAGTACTCTTGAAGGAGCGGAATGATGGATTTCAGGAAGACTTGCTCCAACGCACTTATATTGTCGTCCGATGACAGTGACGTAAAATAGGCATGTCCAATCATATGGTCCCGGTCATAGAGTGCTGCAATTCGACGATTCATGATGTCGAGCAAGTGCTCTAAATTTACGCCTTTGACAGAGATCCCTCGGAGCGTCAGCGAGTCAGGAGACATTTCGATAAATTGGAATCTTCTTCGCAGCGCGGTATCCATCAACGCAATGGAACGGTCCGCTGTGTTCATCGTTCCAATAATATAGATGTTACTCGGAACACCAAACTCTTTTTTCGAATAGGGAAGCTTAACGAGCGTTTCTTCCATCTCTCCAAGGCGTTTTGAAGGCTCGATCAACGTGATGAGCTCCCCTAAAATCTTCGAAATGTTCCCGCGATTAATTTCATCGACGATAAACACATATGGTTTCTCACTCTGGTCATTTATATCCGGAATACCATATTCTCCTTCAAGCATGCGTTCAACTTGCGATACGGATAGACGATCTAAAGGATAAACGGTCTTCTGAGTCAAATTCTTCCGCATATTCATTTCATGGATATCGAGTGAGATATTCTTAGCAAGCCAGTTCACTTTCCGGCTACGCTTGTACTGAGCTTCATCTTCCAACCATTTGACTTCACCTTCGATAATACCAATACCATCAATATGCCGTTCGTCTTTCAATGAAAGAACAATATCCCCAGCTTTCATCGTCTCGTAAAAATAGGTCAGAATACTACGTTCAGAAGGATTCATGGAGACAGTACTTTTAAAGGGGTTCTCTCCATAATTATCCCATCCAATCCGCATGATACCCTTGTCAAAACAAGCCTTCTTGAGAGGATGATCCCCTGATCCTCCTAGAGAAACCTTCCAAATACGTGCCTCACCATCAATTGAAACGTCATATCCGCCAAAACGATGACCGGCAGCA from the Exiguobacterium oxidotolerans JCM 12280 genome contains:
- a CDS encoding zinc-dependent alcohol dehydrogenase — its product is MPHRLQLTAPRTLEWIERPLAPLQADEVLIQTLHGAISIGAELPQVMATDRSDLAPIYPKETGYESYGEVLAIGADVSDIRVGDRVVAFYGHHDSAIVRAAKVIPVPRDLPPQLALLTILSCDAAKGVHKLNPRPSDAVAVTGLGTIGLLTVFYLRHYFGLSRIDAVDPDERRHALAKQLGATRTLTSGNDLELNTYVAALECSGRQTAFAHLQEALAPNGQLCILSDGNYDVLSLCPSFYEKELRIVGSSDGIDYRAHADWFLPVARKTPALLKLFEQSVDWSELIPCFEALQAGVKPLKVFISYDR
- a CDS encoding glyoxalase/bleomycin resistance/dioxygenase family protein, giving the protein MLFHYHLWTPNVEATEQFYEKLGFAVTQRIGKTDGAFTAFDPPLTWDDFRDDGIRFRIIEMKRGAINVTFGHGKAVRFDHLGFLVTPEQRTLLLERAQQMGWTIQANERRTFIQTPYACRIELQTHHDAILSDDQPLKRIQLSTKQIGFEQELQRLFGRAIDEVTTVPGNHTVLQQVIFMGEDIEAVDPNGVSVRQIQSPVVADKHL
- a CDS encoding DUF5694 domain-containing protein produces the protein MAQRATVLLVGTVHLDRPDNGDLFRPRIFDVFSDERQQEIQQVVEVLQTFRPTEVALEILPEQADALNGDYAAYLKQTFTLTANERHQLGFRVARSAGLTGLQAVDWNQTVEGVPNLAELEQLDPIAFDRLIRAEQQKSEALEARLLGQTYLSFLEQLNDKQAVEASHRTYRQLARLDPETHVGARWVIQYWYYRNLLIANRILDLAEPGERILVLYGAAHLPLIQQFLDDSRDVDVMTFPELIAKGSSADVVSLSSLDAER
- a CDS encoding GNAT family N-acetyltransferase; this encodes MELLLAADPSQKIVDEYLKRGRCFVAETGNQRIGVYVLLPTRPQTIEIVNLAVDGQHQGYGVGKYLLRHAIKTAQTMKYTTIEIGTGNSSIGQLALYQKCGFRIVGVDLNFFLRHYEEEIVENGIRCTDMIRLSKDI
- a CDS encoding DUF6290 family protein; protein product: MIQAYTEAKNITISHFMRDLILNRIGNENDLTRYRILMAAHEKKFEAVTFENMKQDAP
- a CDS encoding family 43 glycosylhydrolase; this encodes MFSYREKTHPVFVTNEEAGQYGLVHNSFTVDEQGQHVIIYHARTYTEIEGDPLYDPNRHTRTQVFTWSIDKQPYFDKPI
- a CDS encoding McrC family protein, yielding MEINMQRHDVIEVMEYEAIMCTGPGRNIDKKTFKELESLMLELSEEGRDGLDFLTLSSRKGVGKVIRARNYVGVLQMPSGRQLQILPKIDATNVDARTAMLKMLKTLRKFPSKSFDATELGSSKMPMFEIYISLFLREVSGVVKRGLKSDYRTKEENVRFYKGKMNFARQITINHVHKERFYVAFDEYSIDCPENRILKKALMKTILIASDPMNRREARRLLHHFDGVAESHTIDQEFASVLENRKNGHYTNCLEWSRLLLNNLNISNMVGNTRTQSLLFSMNQLFESYVGKLIESYAGAEWEVTLKKPAKYLFDSGSFRLVPDVVMKYLCRIDKVTKTRIIDMKWKVLNPKVNNFGISQADMYQMFAYAKKYASEQVIVIYPLVESFAVDQRIFRFTSEDITVFIYLLDCVHGEKDLIRFLNNPEHHCKSD
- a CDS encoding AAA family ATPase, which codes for MSDKIETILLEYLRGEDEITNEEAIAIQEAEKRFYESLVIGSDMILTDGNRLINGRRNRLWGVLKKRGYEELPHGIQVDLRWRPEEEEVVVRVVLQCRYGRGTRRRYPSAEDLVRHSRLLNMPYLSEDGFHYESESGIETPDSLKKQINNEKNKNIELVFTLNVSAREETQGRELTDILHESIKRIIPSYEAILEAAPAMVEEQVPATVKNHLEGGRAVHPKNTILQGPPGTGKTYHTVLYAVAIIEGKTMDEIKKDGYPEVKRRYAKYRDENRIAFTTFHQSYGYEEFIEGIKPVVASDTNEIGFNIESGIFKEFCDLAAAGHRFGGYDVSIDGEARIWKVSLGGSGDHPLKKACFDKGIMRIGWDNYGENPFKSTVSMNPSERSILTYFYETMKAGDIVLSLKDERHIDGIGIIEGEVKWLEDEAQYKRSRKVNWLAKNISLDIHEMNMRKNLTQKTVYPLDRLSVSQVERMLEGEYGIPDINDQSEKPYVFIVDEINRGNISKILGELITLIEPSKRLGEMEETLVKLPYSKKEFGVPSNIYIIGTMNTADRSIALMDTALRRRFQFIEMSPDSLTLRGISVKGVNLEHLLDIMNRRIAALYDRDHMIGHAYFTSLSSDDNISALEQVFLKSIIPLLQEYFFDDFGKINAIFGNDKNYPILIHDEPAFGLFDSSIDPRDLETSYRINHDILNQPDTYKAIYGNQYAKA